A genomic window from Pseudomonas argentinensis includes:
- a CDS encoding monovalent cation/H+ antiporter subunit A: protein MALALIIALPFIGIFLPLLADRMGRSLCALAAALGPAAALLLLWLQQPAVFAGDVQVVSYPWLPELGLNLSLRLDGLGFLFALMILGIGLLVILYARYYLSKQEPMGRFFAYLLLFMGAMLGVVLSENMLLMLVFWELTSLTSFLLVGFWNGSSDARRGSRMALTVTGGGGLALLAGILLLGKIAGSFELSEVLAAGDTIRSHGLYPITLILILLGVFTKSAQFPFHFWLPQAMAAPTPVSAYLHSATMVKAGVFLLARLYPALAGTEWWFYLVSMTGMATLLFGAIMALFQHDLKGLLAYSTISHLGLITLLFGFNTELSSVAAVFHIINHATFKASLFMAAGIIDHETGSRDMRRIAGLWKYMPHTAVLAMVAASAMAGVPLLNGFLSKEMFFTETLNQDLLGIFNWMIPTVATLAGVFSVAYSLRFIHDVFFNGEPRDLPKYPPHEPPRYMKIPVEILVFLCLLVGMLPAYTVAPLLASAASATLGGELPYYSLSIWHGFNLPLGMSVVAMIGGVVVYACREPLFRWYNGMPEVDAKEMFELLNARLVKATRWVTKLLESGSQQRYVAFLLLSALILIITALSPMESLGGNVPLTPPDGITVFGMAVLCVMAVLTVVFHRNRLKALMTLSCAGLMVALAFARYSAPDLALTQLSVEVVTIILLVLALFFMPDRTPVESSSLRGLRDVLLAGGTGIVVALLAYAVMTRPYDSIASFFLENSVSGGGGTNVVNVILVDFRGFDTLGEISVLAIAAIGIYGLLAGLHLPHPLTDPNGKPWSLDSHPMILDSIARILLPMALLVSAFIFLRGHNLPGGGFIAGLITAIALILQYVAHGVEWTQRRMPWSYHSIAGLGVLIAALTGLGSLAFGAPFLTSAFGYFHLPLIGKFELATALLFDLGVYLAVVGSTLLILSNIGHVSQDETSKEVL, encoded by the coding sequence ATGGCGCTTGCGCTGATCATCGCCTTACCATTTATAGGCATCTTTCTACCGCTGCTGGCTGACCGCATGGGCCGCTCGCTCTGCGCGCTGGCCGCGGCGCTCGGCCCGGCCGCCGCCTTGCTGCTGCTGTGGCTTCAGCAACCGGCAGTGTTCGCTGGCGATGTACAGGTGGTGAGCTATCCATGGTTACCGGAGTTGGGGCTCAACCTGAGCCTGCGCCTGGATGGCCTGGGGTTTCTGTTCGCCCTGATGATTCTCGGCATCGGCCTGCTGGTGATCCTCTATGCCCGTTACTACCTGAGCAAGCAGGAGCCCATGGGGCGTTTCTTCGCCTATCTGCTGCTGTTCATGGGGGCCATGCTGGGCGTGGTGCTATCCGAGAACATGCTGCTGATGCTGGTGTTCTGGGAGCTGACCAGCCTGACTTCGTTCCTGCTGGTCGGCTTCTGGAATGGCAGCTCGGATGCCCGTCGCGGCTCGCGCATGGCGTTGACCGTCACCGGCGGCGGTGGCCTGGCGCTGCTGGCCGGCATTCTGCTGCTGGGCAAAATCGCCGGCAGTTTCGAACTGAGCGAGGTGCTGGCGGCGGGCGACACCATTCGCAGTCACGGCCTCTATCCGATCACCCTGATCCTGATCCTGCTCGGCGTGTTCACCAAGTCGGCGCAGTTCCCGTTCCATTTCTGGTTGCCCCAGGCCATGGCGGCGCCAACCCCGGTTTCCGCGTACCTGCACTCGGCAACGATGGTCAAGGCGGGGGTTTTCCTGCTGGCCCGTTTATACCCGGCCCTGGCCGGCACCGAGTGGTGGTTCTACCTGGTCAGCATGACCGGCATGGCGACCCTGCTGTTCGGGGCGATCATGGCGCTGTTCCAGCATGACCTCAAAGGGCTGCTCGCCTATTCGACCATCAGCCATCTGGGCCTGATCACCCTGTTATTCGGCTTCAACACCGAGTTGTCCTCGGTCGCCGCGGTGTTCCACATCATCAACCACGCGACCTTCAAGGCCTCGCTGTTCATGGCCGCCGGCATCATCGACCACGAAACCGGCAGCCGCGACATGCGGCGTATCGCCGGGCTCTGGAAGTACATGCCCCATACCGCCGTGCTGGCCATGGTGGCTGCTTCGGCAATGGCCGGGGTGCCGCTGCTCAACGGCTTCCTGAGCAAGGAGATGTTCTTTACCGAAACGCTCAATCAGGACCTGCTGGGCATCTTCAACTGGATGATTCCCACCGTCGCGACCCTGGCCGGGGTGTTCTCGGTGGCCTATTCGCTGCGCTTCATCCACGACGTGTTCTTCAATGGCGAACCCAGGGATCTGCCCAAGTATCCGCCCCACGAGCCGCCGCGCTACATGAAGATTCCGGTGGAGATCCTGGTGTTCCTGTGCCTGCTGGTCGGCATGCTGCCGGCCTACACGGTGGCGCCGCTGCTGGCATCGGCGGCCAGCGCCACCCTGGGCGGCGAGTTGCCGTACTACAGTCTGTCCATCTGGCATGGTTTCAATCTGCCGCTGGGCATGAGTGTGGTGGCGATGATTGGTGGCGTCGTCGTCTACGCCTGTCGTGAACCGCTGTTCCGCTGGTACAACGGTATGCCGGAAGTGGATGCCAAGGAAATGTTCGAGCTGCTCAATGCCCGCTTGGTCAAGGCTACCCGTTGGGTGACCAAGCTGCTGGAGAGCGGTTCCCAACAGCGTTACGTGGCCTTCCTGTTGCTCAGCGCGCTGATCCTGATCATCACCGCCTTGTCGCCGATGGAATCGCTGGGCGGTAATGTGCCGCTGACGCCGCCCGATGGCATCACCGTGTTCGGCATGGCGGTGTTGTGCGTGATGGCGGTGCTGACCGTGGTGTTCCACCGCAATCGCCTCAAGGCGCTGATGACCCTGAGCTGCGCCGGCCTGATGGTGGCCCTGGCGTTCGCCCGTTATTCGGCGCCGGATCTGGCCCTGACCCAGCTGTCGGTGGAGGTGGTGACCATCATCCTGCTGGTGCTGGCGCTGTTCTTCATGCCTGATCGCACGCCCGTGGAGTCGAGCAGCCTGCGTGGCCTGCGAGACGTGCTGCTGGCCGGCGGCACCGGGATCGTCGTGGCGCTGCTGGCCTATGCGGTAATGACCCGGCCGTACGACAGCATCGCCTCGTTCTTCCTCGAGAACAGCGTCAGCGGTGGCGGCGGCACCAACGTGGTCAACGTGATTCTGGTCGACTTCCGCGGCTTCGATACCCTGGGCGAGATCAGCGTGCTGGCAATCGCCGCGATCGGCATCTACGGCCTGCTGGCCGGTCTGCACCTGCCTCACCCGCTTACCGATCCGAACGGCAAGCCCTGGTCCCTGGACAGTCACCCGATGATTCTCGACAGCATCGCGCGCATCCTCCTGCCGATGGCGCTGCTGGTCTCGGCCTTTATCTTCCTGCGTGGCCACAATCTGCCTGGGGGCGGCTTCATCGCCGGGCTGATCACCGCCATCGCGCTGATCCTGCAGTACGTAGCCCACGGCGTGGAGTGGACCCAGCGGCGCATGCCCTGGAGCTACCACAGCATCGCGGGCCTCGGAGTGCTGATCGCCGCGCTGACCGGCCTGGGCAGCCTGGCTTTCGGCGCGCCGTTCCTGACCTCGGCGTTCGGCTATTTCCACCTGCCGCTGATCGGTAAATTCGAGTTGGCCACCGCGCTGCTCTTCGACCTGGGCGTCTACCTGGCGGTGGTCGGTTCCACATTGCTGATCCTCTCCAACATCGGCCACGTCAGCCAGGATGAAACCAGCAAGGAGGTACTCTGA
- a CDS encoding Na+/H+ antiporter subunit C, producing the protein MEALFAITLGVLAASGVYLLMRARIYPVVMGLTLISYAVNLFLFAMGRLGTGVPAVIGKSAEHGDPIPQALVLTAIVIGFAMTAFVVVLSLRALGELRTDHVDGEESR; encoded by the coding sequence ATGGAAGCGCTATTCGCCATTACCCTTGGCGTGCTGGCCGCCAGTGGCGTTTATCTGCTGATGCGCGCCCGCATCTACCCGGTGGTCATGGGCCTGACCCTGATCTCCTACGCGGTCAACCTGTTCCTGTTCGCCATGGGCCGGCTGGGTACCGGAGTGCCCGCGGTCATCGGCAAAAGCGCCGAGCACGGTGACCCGATTCCCCAGGCGCTGGTGCTCACCGCCATCGTCATCGGTTTTGCCATGACGGCCTTCGTGGTGGTGCTGTCGCTGCGCGCCCTGGGTGAGCTGCGTACCGACCACGTCGACGGCGAGGAGTCGCGCTGA
- a CDS encoding monovalent cation/H+ antiporter subunit D: protein MNHALILPILIPLFTGSLLLIRSQLSITAKRWVSLLATWSLLPLSAWLVLQADAGALQVYALGNWQAPFGIILLLDRLAALMLLVTAALASFAMLYAVRGDDERGPNFHALMQFQLLGINGAFLTGDLFNLFVFFEILLIASYSLLVYGGGPERIKAGMHYVVLNLVASSFFLIGVGMLYGLLGTLNIADLALKVAEADADRQHLLAAAGYLLLIVFGLKGAILPLYFWLPSAYAAATAPVAALFAVMTKVGLYAIIRVFTLVFGSEAGQLAHLVDYLLWPLAALTLLLGVTGALAARSLGRLTGYLVIVSVGTLLAGVALGSVQSLDAAIYYLIHSTWVCGGLFLLADMLARQRGEVGLRLRKGPQLLQPKLLGGLFFIGAISVAGLPPFSGFLGKLMLLRSVETGWQALVLWPVVLVGGLGMIIALVRAGSTLFWRCTGEPAATAESDRIRALATVCLLAGGPLLVAAAQPIHEYTQAAAQQLLDVNAYLQIVRGGER from the coding sequence ATGAATCATGCGTTGATCCTGCCGATCCTGATTCCGCTGTTCACCGGCAGCCTGCTGCTGATTCGCTCGCAGCTGTCGATCACCGCCAAACGCTGGGTGTCCCTGCTGGCCACCTGGTCGCTGTTGCCGCTGAGCGCCTGGCTGGTGCTGCAGGCGGACGCCGGCGCGCTGCAGGTCTATGCACTGGGCAACTGGCAGGCGCCGTTCGGCATCATCCTGCTGCTCGACCGCCTGGCGGCGCTGATGCTGCTGGTGACCGCCGCGCTGGCCAGTTTCGCCATGCTCTACGCGGTGCGCGGCGATGACGAGCGGGGCCCGAACTTCCATGCCCTGATGCAGTTCCAGCTGCTCGGCATCAACGGCGCCTTCCTGACCGGCGACCTGTTCAATCTGTTCGTGTTCTTCGAGATCCTGCTGATCGCCTCCTACTCGCTGCTGGTCTACGGTGGCGGGCCGGAGCGCATCAAGGCGGGCATGCACTACGTGGTGCTCAATCTGGTGGCGTCGTCGTTCTTCCTGATTGGCGTGGGCATGCTCTACGGCCTGCTCGGTACCTTGAACATCGCCGACCTGGCGCTGAAGGTGGCCGAAGCCGATGCCGACCGCCAGCACCTGCTGGCCGCCGCTGGTTATCTGCTGCTGATCGTGTTCGGTCTCAAGGGCGCCATCCTGCCGCTGTATTTCTGGTTGCCCAGCGCCTATGCCGCGGCCACGGCGCCGGTGGCTGCGCTGTTCGCGGTGATGACCAAGGTCGGGCTGTACGCGATCATTCGGGTGTTCACCCTGGTGTTCGGCAGCGAAGCGGGGCAGCTGGCCCATCTGGTCGATTACCTGCTGTGGCCGCTGGCGGCGCTGACCTTGCTGCTCGGTGTGACCGGCGCGTTGGCGGCGCGCAGCCTGGGCCGGCTGACCGGCTACCTGGTGATCGTCTCGGTCGGCACCCTGCTGGCGGGCGTCGCGCTGGGCAGCGTGCAAAGCCTGGATGCCGCAATCTACTACCTGATTCACAGCACCTGGGTATGCGGCGGCCTGTTCCTGCTGGCCGATATGCTGGCCCGTCAGCGCGGCGAGGTCGGTCTGCGTTTGCGCAAGGGCCCGCAGTTGCTGCAGCCCAAGCTGCTGGGCGGGTTGTTCTTCATCGGTGCGATCTCGGTGGCCGGCCTGCCGCCGTTCTCCGGTTTCCTGGGCAAGCTGATGCTGCTGCGTTCGGTGGAAACCGGCTGGCAGGCATTGGTGCTCTGGCCGGTGGTACTGGTCGGCGGCCTGGGCATGATCATCGCCCTGGTGCGCGCCGGCAGCACGCTGTTCTGGCGCTGCACCGGCGAGCCGGCGGCAACTGCCGAGTCTGATCGTATTCGTGCACTGGCGACCGTTTGCCTGCTGGCCGGCGGGCCGCTGCTGGTCGCGGCGGCGCAGCCGATTCATGAGTACACCCAGGCGGCCGCCCAGCAGTTGCTGGATGTGAACGCCTATCTGCAGATCGTCCGCGGAGGTGAGCGATGA
- a CDS encoding Na+/H+ antiporter subunit E, which translates to MSLSRLFPHPMLSVLLTVIWLLMVNAPSVGHLVLGALLGWGIALLCSGFMLDVPRLRRPLLLCRYLLMVLWDIVIANLHVARLVLGPMRKLRPAFVEVPMDIDNDFMLSVLACIVSLTPGTVSSGLSSDHKTLLLHGLDVADDQALIAQVKSRYEAPLMEIFECSRT; encoded by the coding sequence ATGAGCCTGTCCCGTCTGTTCCCCCACCCCATGCTCAGCGTGCTGCTCACGGTGATCTGGTTGCTGATGGTCAATGCGCCGAGCGTAGGCCACCTGGTGCTGGGCGCGCTTCTCGGTTGGGGCATCGCCCTGCTGTGCAGTGGCTTCATGCTCGACGTGCCGCGCCTACGCCGCCCGCTGCTGCTATGCCGCTACCTGCTGATGGTGCTGTGGGACATCGTCATCGCCAACCTGCACGTCGCACGCCTGGTGCTCGGCCCCATGCGCAAGCTGCGCCCGGCATTCGTCGAGGTGCCCATGGACATCGACAACGACTTCATGCTCTCGGTACTCGCCTGCATCGTGTCGCTGACGCCGGGCACCGTGTCCTCGGGCCTCAGCAGCGACCACAAGACCCTGCTGCTGCACGGCCTGGACGTGGCCGACGACCAGGCCCTCATCGCCCAGGTGAAGTCGCGCTATGAAGCCCCGCTGATGGAGATTTTCGAATGCTCGCGTACGTGA
- a CDS encoding K+/H+ antiporter subunit F, translating into MLAYVIPFCMALMVVAMMLNVIRLVRGPDMPDRVLALDTLYINALALIVVFGIWLKSDLFFEAALLIAVMGFVGTVAVGKHLLHGEIID; encoded by the coding sequence ATGCTCGCGTACGTGATTCCCTTCTGCATGGCATTGATGGTCGTCGCCATGATGCTCAATGTGATCCGCCTGGTGCGCGGCCCGGACATGCCAGACCGCGTGCTGGCCCTGGACACCTTGTATATCAACGCCCTGGCGCTGATCGTGGTATTCGGTATCTGGCTTAAGTCGGATCTGTTCTTCGAGGCCGCGCTGCTGATCGCGGTCATGGGCTTTGTCGGCACCGTGGCGGTGGGCAAGCACCTGCTGCATGGCGAAATCATCGACTGA
- a CDS encoding Na+/H+ antiporter subunit G — MPFWIEALVSFFLLVGCSFALIGAIGLYRLPDFFTRLHGPTKATTLGVGSMVVASMIFFGNHAEGLSVHELLIVMFLFITAPVSAHMLAKSAMQEKVKLVRRTRGRPWES; from the coding sequence ATGCCATTCTGGATCGAAGCACTGGTTTCGTTCTTTCTACTGGTCGGCTGCTCGTTCGCGCTGATCGGCGCCATCGGCCTTTATCGCCTGCCGGATTTCTTCACCCGCCTGCATGGCCCGACCAAGGCCACCACACTGGGGGTGGGCAGCATGGTGGTCGCCTCGATGATCTTTTTTGGCAACCACGCCGAAGGCTTGAGTGTGCACGAGTTGCTGATCGTCATGTTCCTGTTCATCACCGCGCCGGTCAGCGCCCATATGCTGGCCAAGTCGGCGATGCAGGAGAAGGTCAAGCTGGTGCGGCGCACCCGCGGGCGTCCCTGGGAGTCCTGA
- a CDS encoding NAD(P)/FAD-dependent oxidoreductase — protein MLRITELKLPLDHPDDALRPALVERLGIDDNELLEFSVFKRSYDARKKSGDMPFIYTLDFSVRDEAALLARLANDRNLGIAPDVSYRPLSVSAGQHPAQRPLVIGFGPCGIFAALILAQMGLRPIVLERGKEVRQRTKDTWGLWRKKVLDPESNVQFGEGGAGTFSDGKLYSQIKDPNHYGRKVLEEFVKAGAPEEILYVSKPHIGTFRLTGVVATMREEIKALGGEVRFQQRVSDVLIEDGQLVGVELENGEQVHSRHVILALGHSSRDTFRALHKRGVFMEAKPFSVGFRIEHPQSLIDRARLGKYAGHPKLGAADYKLVHHARNGRSVYSFCMCPGGTVVAATSEPHRVVTNGMSQYSRNERNANSGIVVGITPEQDYPGGPLAGVELQERLESHAYVLGGSNYEAPGQLVGDFIAGKPSTALGSVEPSYKPGIKLGDLAPSLPDFAIEAIREALPAFAKQIRGFDLHDAVLTGIETRTSSPLRITRGEDLQSLNVRGLFPAGEGAGYAGGILSAGVDGIRVAEGLARALMAEQAR, from the coding sequence ATGCTGCGCATCACCGAACTGAAACTGCCTCTCGATCACCCTGACGACGCCCTGCGCCCGGCCCTGGTCGAGCGCCTGGGCATCGACGACAACGAACTGCTCGAATTCAGCGTGTTCAAGCGCAGCTACGATGCCCGCAAGAAGTCCGGCGACATGCCGTTCATCTACACCCTGGATTTCAGCGTGCGCGACGAGGCCGCCCTGCTGGCGCGCCTGGCCAACGACCGCAACCTCGGCATCGCCCCGGACGTGAGCTACAGGCCACTGAGCGTCAGTGCCGGGCAACACCCTGCCCAGCGCCCGCTGGTGATCGGCTTCGGCCCGTGCGGCATCTTCGCGGCGCTGATCCTGGCGCAGATGGGCCTCAGGCCCATCGTGCTGGAACGCGGCAAGGAAGTGCGCCAGCGCACCAAGGACACCTGGGGGCTGTGGCGCAAGAAAGTGCTGGATCCCGAGTCCAACGTGCAGTTCGGCGAGGGCGGCGCGGGCACCTTTTCCGATGGCAAGCTGTACAGCCAGATCAAGGACCCCAACCATTACGGGCGCAAGGTGCTGGAAGAATTCGTCAAGGCCGGTGCCCCGGAGGAGATCCTCTACGTCAGCAAGCCGCATATCGGCACCTTTCGCCTGACTGGCGTGGTGGCCACCATGCGCGAGGAGATCAAGGCACTGGGCGGCGAGGTACGCTTCCAACAGCGCGTCAGCGACGTGCTGATCGAAGATGGCCAGCTGGTCGGCGTGGAGCTGGAAAACGGCGAGCAGGTGCACAGCCGCCACGTCATCCTGGCCCTTGGCCACAGCTCGCGGGACACCTTCCGTGCCCTGCACAAGCGCGGCGTGTTCATGGAAGCCAAGCCGTTCTCGGTGGGCTTCCGCATCGAGCACCCGCAGTCGCTGATCGACCGCGCGCGGCTCGGCAAGTACGCCGGCCATCCGAAACTGGGCGCCGCCGATTACAAACTGGTGCACCACGCCAGGAACGGCCGCTCTGTATACAGTTTCTGCATGTGCCCGGGCGGCACCGTGGTGGCGGCCACCAGCGAGCCGCACCGGGTGGTCACCAACGGCATGAGCCAGTACTCGCGTAACGAACGCAATGCCAACTCGGGCATCGTGGTCGGCATCACCCCGGAGCAGGATTATCCCGGCGGCCCGCTGGCTGGCGTCGAACTGCAGGAGCGCCTGGAGTCCCACGCCTACGTACTCGGCGGCAGCAACTATGAGGCGCCGGGCCAACTGGTCGGCGACTTTATCGCCGGCAAGCCGAGCACCGCGCTGGGCAGCGTCGAGCCGTCCTACAAGCCGGGGATCAAGCTCGGCGACCTGGCCCCCTCGCTGCCGGACTTCGCCATCGAGGCGATCCGTGAAGCGCTGCCGGCCTTCGCCAAGCAGATCAGGGGCTTCGACCTGCACGATGCGGTGCTCACCGGTATCGAAACCCGCACTTCATCGCCCCTGCGCATCACCCGGGGCGAGGATCTGCAGAGCCTCAACGTGCGCGGTCTGTTCCCGGCCGGTGAAGGCGCGGGCTATGCCGGTGGCATTCTGTCCGCGGGTGTCGACGGCATTCGTGTGGCCGAAGGTCTGGCACGTGCGCTGATGGCTGAGCAAGCCCGCTAG
- a CDS encoding DUF998 domain-containing protein — MHSNRTLKLGYFAGLITPLWLALGVTYAGALYPGYSHVDQAMSLLGAEGAPTRLISPLINNFPLGVLFLLFGGAVLLSFRSRWGRLSGLLIILHGLGSFGTGYFACDAGCAPENPSASQNLHNLAGLIMAFSLLLAGGLWVWLGRRLFASPGFSWFSLFCTLAALGALPLMASALESGHGFGLYQRINYGASLLWVAGLALMLLRRPTA, encoded by the coding sequence ATGCACTCGAACAGGACGCTCAAACTGGGGTATTTCGCAGGCCTGATCACGCCCTTGTGGCTGGCCCTGGGCGTGACCTACGCCGGCGCGCTGTACCCTGGCTACAGCCATGTCGATCAGGCCATGAGCCTGCTGGGCGCCGAAGGCGCACCGACTCGATTGATCTCGCCGCTGATCAACAATTTCCCGCTGGGCGTACTGTTCCTGCTGTTCGGTGGCGCGGTGTTGCTGAGCTTTCGCAGCCGCTGGGGGCGCCTGAGCGGCCTGCTGATCATCCTTCACGGCCTGGGCAGCTTCGGCACCGGCTACTTCGCCTGTGACGCCGGCTGTGCACCGGAGAACCCATCTGCCAGCCAGAATCTGCACAACCTGGCGGGGCTGATCATGGCCTTCAGTCTGTTGCTGGCAGGCGGGCTCTGGGTGTGGCTGGGCCGGCGCCTGTTCGCCTCGCCAGGTTTTTCCTGGTTTTCGCTATTCTGCACACTGGCAGCCCTTGGCGCCTTGCCGCTGATGGCCAGTGCGCTGGAGAGCGGCCACGGTTTCGGCCTTTATCAGCGCATCAATTACGGAGCATCGTTGCTGTGGGTCGCCGGGCTGGCGCTGATGCTGCTGCGCCGCCCAACTGCCTGA
- a CDS encoding universal stress protein, translating into MVVRQRPRGRYQRILVATDFSDASRHALHAAAGYVPDRQLVLYHATEAPLSDRLERVIDGETRRHIEAGNYAAFLGASDLPDEARKRTRIVIERGSLAFPKPLRARA; encoded by the coding sequence TTGGTGGTACGCCAGCGACCACGCGGGCGTTATCAGCGCATTCTGGTGGCCACCGACTTTTCCGACGCGTCGCGCCATGCGCTGCATGCGGCTGCCGGTTATGTTCCCGATCGCCAACTGGTGCTCTACCACGCCACCGAGGCGCCGCTGTCCGACCGCCTGGAGCGGGTGATCGACGGTGAGACGCGCCGGCATATCGAGGCGGGCAATTACGCCGCGTTTCTGGGTGCCAGTGATCTGCCGGACGAGGCGAGAAAGCGCACGCGTATCGTGATCGAGCGGGGTTCGCTGGCCTTCCCTAAGCCATTACGTGCGCGAGCATGA
- a CDS encoding universal stress protein, whose protein sequence is MREHDVDLVVMGTHGRSGLMNVLLGSAASELLQWVPCVTLIVREPRAEDQGSLRAFIQRWRCSAL, encoded by the coding sequence GTGCGCGAGCATGACGTCGATCTGGTGGTGATGGGCACCCACGGGCGCAGCGGGCTGATGAATGTGCTGCTGGGCAGTGCGGCCAGTGAACTGCTGCAGTGGGTGCCGTGCGTCACCCTGATCGTGCGCGAGCCGCGTGCTGAGGATCAAGGCTCGCTGCGCGCCTTCATCCAGCGCTGGCGCTGTTCGGCATTGTGA
- the rlmF gene encoding 23S rRNA (adenine(1618)-N(6))-methyltransferase RlmF — MPAKRPPKPPASPEKGQLHHRNRHQGRYDFPALIKASPELAAFVIINPYGNQSIDFANPAAVKVFNRALLKQFYGIAHWDIPADYLCPPIPGRADYLHYLADLLAGDNGGETPRGAAVRALDIGVGANCIYPLLGNREYGWRFLGADIAPQAIASAAAIVRANTDLREQIELRLQADAGHVFTNLLRADERFEVTLCNPPFHASAAEASSGSKRKWRNLGKLDPKRTLPVLNFGGQAAELWCPGGEAAFVARLIGESAEHRDQVLWFSTLISKAGNLPGVYAMLNKVRALDTRTVAMSQGQKQSRFVAWTFHNAEQRQRWMKARSEP; from the coding sequence ATGCCCGCCAAACGTCCGCCCAAACCGCCCGCCTCGCCTGAAAAAGGCCAGCTGCACCACCGCAACCGCCATCAGGGCCGTTATGACTTTCCGGCGTTGATCAAGGCCAGCCCTGAGCTGGCGGCGTTCGTGATCATCAACCCCTATGGCAACCAGAGCATCGACTTCGCCAACCCGGCGGCGGTCAAGGTGTTCAACCGCGCCCTGCTCAAGCAGTTCTATGGCATCGCGCACTGGGACATTCCGGCCGATTACCTGTGCCCGCCGATTCCGGGACGCGCCGATTACCTGCACTACCTGGCCGATCTGCTGGCAGGCGACAACGGCGGTGAAACGCCTCGCGGCGCGGCAGTACGGGCGCTGGACATCGGCGTGGGCGCCAACTGCATCTACCCGCTACTGGGTAACCGCGAATACGGCTGGCGCTTCCTCGGTGCGGACATCGCGCCCCAGGCCATTGCCTCGGCAGCGGCCATCGTGCGAGCGAACACCGATTTGCGCGAGCAGATCGAACTGCGCCTGCAAGCGGATGCCGGGCACGTTTTCACCAATCTGTTGCGGGCCGACGAGCGCTTCGAGGTGACCCTCTGCAACCCGCCCTTCCATGCCTCGGCGGCTGAAGCCAGCAGCGGCAGCAAACGCAAATGGCGCAACCTCGGCAAGCTCGACCCCAAGCGCACGCTGCCGGTGCTGAACTTTGGCGGTCAGGCGGCGGAGCTGTGGTGCCCGGGCGGCGAAGCGGCGTTCGTGGCCCGGCTGATTGGCGAAAGCGCCGAGCACCGCGATCAGGTGCTGTGGTTCAGCACGCTGATTTCCAAGGCCGGCAACCTGCCGGGCGTATACGCCATGCTGAACAAGGTCCGCGCCCTGGACACTCGCACGGTGGCAATGAGCCAGGGCCAGAAGCAGAGCCGCTTCGTGGCCTGGACCTTTCACAATGCCGAACAGCGCCAGCGCTGGATGAAGGCGCGCAGCGAGCCTTGA
- a CDS encoding bacteriohemerythrin, whose protein sequence is MAYLSWSDDLNTGIAVIDGQHRRIVDMINALYVAQHDGKRQAVALVIEELVDYTSSHFAFEEAMLEEAGYVFTKAHKRVHELFIRRVEDYRARFRQGEDVCDELRSLLGRWLFGHIRNDDQSYVAAVTENLRRLAADKAEDGWLNRAKRRFFRAA, encoded by the coding sequence GTGGCTTATCTCAGTTGGAGCGATGACCTGAACACCGGAATCGCGGTGATCGACGGTCAGCACCGCCGCATCGTCGACATGATCAACGCGCTGTACGTTGCGCAGCACGACGGTAAGCGCCAGGCTGTGGCACTGGTGATCGAGGAACTGGTGGACTACACCAGCTCGCACTTCGCCTTCGAGGAGGCGATGCTCGAGGAAGCGGGCTACGTGTTCACCAAGGCGCACAAGCGGGTGCACGAGTTGTTCATCCGCCGGGTCGAGGATTACCGCGCGCGGTTCCGGCAGGGCGAGGATGTCTGCGATGAACTGCGCAGCCTGCTCGGCCGCTGGCTGTTCGGGCATATCCGCAACGACGACCAGAGCTACGTGGCGGCGGTGACCGAAAACCTGCGGCGCCTGGCGGCCGACAAGGCCGAGGACGGATGGTTGAACCGCGCCAAGCGGCGGTTTTTTCGCGCGGCTTAG